In one Nicotiana tomentosiformis chromosome 6, ASM39032v3, whole genome shotgun sequence genomic region, the following are encoded:
- the LOC104086118 gene encoding acylsugar acyltransferase 3-like — MAISRLVLLSQKIIKPSSPTPFSHRIHKLSLMDQMGTRTYMPISFFYPKQDTAISLEPTKVSQILEKSLSKVLTAYYPFAGRVRDNSFIECNDMGINLSQVRIDCPMSSIFNQPRTDIEKLIFPKDPWSTSTDSLIVAQLNHFECGGIVLSACISHNVADAYSMANFVRDWALVALDSEAKPSPLFNGASIFQPANYSAPQVADPSRKQNASKRYHFSASKLKALKARSQIPPTTVEAVTAFLCKCANTPTFKPSLLIQAVNLRGTSNDALVPAGLVGNAVLPYVVSAANEEDLNLQRLIGELREGKEKVHNMLKYIKSEELLCSRVSELATQINEQTSSNAFSIYRFSSLRKLPFRDINFGWGRPTRVDIATFPVNMFVLLDNQNGDGVEVLVNLDEGEMSGFESNEELLQFASPSSGL, encoded by the coding sequence ATGGCTATTTCAAGGCTTGTTTTACTTTCCCAAAAGATAATTAAGCCCTCTTCTCCTACCCCATTTTCACATAGAATTCACAAGCTCTCTCTTATGGATCAAATGGGGACTCGCACCTATATGCCGATTTCTTTCTTCTACCCAAAACAAGACACTGCAATCTCTCTTGAACCGACAAAGGTCTCCCAAATTCTTGAGAAGTCGCTTTCCAAAGTTTTAACCGCATATTATCCATTTGCTGGACGTGTACGCGACAATTCCTTTATCGAATGTAATGACATGGGAATCAATCTCTCTCAAGTCCGAATTGATTGTCCAATGTCAAGTATTTTCAATCAACCTCGTACTGATATCGAAAAGTTAATATTTCCTAAAGATCCTTGGAGCACATCTACGGACAGTTTAATCGTAGCTCAACTTAATCATTTTGAATGTGGTGGCATAGTACTAAGTGCATGTATTTCCCACAACGTTGCTGATGCTTACAGTATGGCTAATTTCGTAAGGGACTGGGCCCTTGTCGCGCTTGATTCAGAAGCAAAACCATCTCCCCTGTTTAATGGAGCATCAATTTTTCAACCGGCCAACTATTCTGCACCACAAGTGGCTGATCCTAGTCGAAAACAAAATGCATCGAAAAGGTACCATTTCTCGGCCTCCAAGTTAAAAGCTCTCAAGGCCAGAAGCCAAATTCCTCCTACAACTGTGGAAGCTGTCACTGCATTCCTATGCAAATGCGCTAACACGCCAACTTTTAAGCCATCGTTATTGATCCAAGCAGTAAATCTACGAGGAACAAGTAATGATGCACTAGTTCCAGCAGGCTTGGTAGGAAATGCAGTTCTTCCTTACGTTGTGTCAGCAGCAAATGAGGAAGATCTGAATTTGCAAAGACTAATTGGTGAGCTtagagaaggaaaagaaaaggtcCATAATATGCTCAAATATATTAAATCAGAAGAGTTACTATGTTCAAGGGTATCTGAACTAGCTACACAGATAAACGAGCAAACCTCAAGCAATGCTTTTTCTATATATAGGTTTTCTAGTTTAAGGAAATTACCGTTCCGCGACATAAATTTTGGATGGGGAAGGCCAACAAGAGTGGATATTGCTACTTTTCCAGTTAATATGTTTGTCCTTCTGGATAACCAAAATGGGGATGGAGTTGAAGTACTCGTAAACTTGGACGAAGGAGAGATGTCTGGATTTGAAAGTAATGAAGAGCTTCTTCAGTTTGCTTCTCCAAGCTCAGGACTCTAG